In one Amaranthus tricolor cultivar Red isolate AtriRed21 chromosome 8, ASM2621246v1, whole genome shotgun sequence genomic region, the following are encoded:
- the LOC130821087 gene encoding chaperone protein dnaJ 15-like isoform X2, protein MSLNNGGPSTTILRRDPYEVLSVTRDSTDQEIKTAYRKLALKYHPDKNANNPEAAELFKEVAYSYNILSDPEKRRQYDAAGFEALDIEGMDMEIDLSNLGTVNTMFAALFSKLGVPIKTTISANVLEEALNGTVTVRPLPVGTSVNGKVDKQCAHFFSVTISEEQTQAGIVVRVSSAAQSKFKLLYFEQEENGGYGLALQEDSEKTGKVTSAGMYFLHFQVYRLNSTVNAYAAAKDPEAAFFKRLEGLQPCEVSELKPGTHIFAVYGDNFFKPANYTIEALCTKTYENTAEKLKEIEAQILRKRNELNQFELEYRKALARFQEVTNRYNQEKQSVDELLKQRDSIHSVFTVVRTQSIHGSSSSLGNGSTSKVSVQDGRSESPGENGSSDGKDKSSRKKWFNLNLKGSDKKLG, encoded by the exons ATGAGTTTGAATAATGGAGGACCGTCTACAACGATTCTTCGGAGAGATCCATATGAAGTTTTGAGTGTTACTCGAGATTCTACTGATCAAGAAATTAAGACTGCTTACCGCAAACTTGCGCTTAA GTATCACCCCGACAAAAATGCTAATAACCCTGAAGCTGCTGAGCTTTTTAAGGAAGTTGCATATTCATATAACATATTGTCTGATCCTGAGAAGAGAAGGCAATATGATGCTGCAGGATTTGAG GCTCTTGATATCGAGGGCATGGATATGGAAATCGACTTATCAAACCTTGGGACTGTCAACACAATGTTTGCTGCCTTGTTTAG TAAACTGGGGGTTCCTATCAAGACAACCATCTCTGCTAATGTTCTGGAAGAAGCACTGAATGGAACTGTGACTGTACGCCCACTTCCTGTTGGAACTTCAGTTAATGGAAAG GTAGATAAGCAGTGTGCCCACTTTTTTAGTGTGACAATAAGCGAGGAACAAACACAGGCAGGCATTGTAGTCCGTGTCTCTTCAGCTGCCCAAAGCAAGTTTAAG CTTCTTTACTTTGAGCAAGAGGAAAATGGAGGTTATGGGCTTGCATTACAG GAGGATAGTGAAAAGACTGGCAAGGTGACATCTGCTGGCATGTATTTCTTGCATTTTCAAGTTTATAGATTGAATTCAACTGTAAATGCG TATGCAGCAGCCAAGGACCCTGAAGCTGCTTTCTTTAAAAGATTGGAGGGTCTACAACCTTGTGAGGTCTCAGAACTGAAACCGGGCACTCACATTTTTGCTGTATATG GTGATAACTTTTTCAAACCCGCAAACTACACAATAGAGGCACTTTGCACGAAGACTTATGAGAACACAGCAGAGAAGTTGAAGGAAATTGAGgcacaaattttgagaaaaagaaatgaaCTTAATCAATTTGAATTAGAGTATAGGAAG GCATTGGCTCGTTTTCAAGAAGTGACAAACAGATACAATCAAGAAAAACAGTCT GTGGATGAGCTATTGAAGCAACGAGACAGTATACACTCTGTCTTTACTGTAGTCAGAACACAGAGTATTCATGGGAGTAGTAGCAGTTTGGGCAATGGGAGTACAAGTAAGGTTTCAGTCCAAGATGGAAGGTCCGAAAGCCCCGGAGAAAATGGAAGTTCTGATGGAAAAGACAAATCGTCTCGCAAGAAATGGTTCAATCTAAATCTTAAGGGTTCTGATAAAAAGCTTGGGTGA
- the LOC130821087 gene encoding chaperone protein dnaJ 15-like isoform X3: MVTKSTEMIYKALDIEGMDMEIDLSNLGTVNTMFAALFSKLGVPIKTTISANVLEEALNGTVTVRPLPVGTSVNGKVDKQCAHFFSVTISEEQTQAGIVVRVSSAAQSKFKLLYFEQEENGGYGLALQEDSEKTGKVTSAGMYFLHFQVYRLNSTVNAYAAAKDPEAAFFKRLEGLQPCEVSELKPGTHIFAVYGDNFFKPANYTIEALCTKTYENTAEKLKEIEAQILRKRNELNQFELEYRKALARFQEVTNRYNQEKQSVDELLKQRDSIHSVFTVVRTQSIHGSSSSLGNGSTSKVSVQDGRSESPGENGSSDGKDKSSRKKWFNLNLKGSDKKLG; the protein is encoded by the exons ATGGTAACTAAGTCTACAGAAATGATTTATAAGGCTCTTGATATCGAGGGCATGGATATGGAAATCGACTTATCAAACCTTGGGACTGTCAACACAATGTTTGCTGCCTTGTTTAG TAAACTGGGGGTTCCTATCAAGACAACCATCTCTGCTAATGTTCTGGAAGAAGCACTGAATGGAACTGTGACTGTACGCCCACTTCCTGTTGGAACTTCAGTTAATGGAAAG GTAGATAAGCAGTGTGCCCACTTTTTTAGTGTGACAATAAGCGAGGAACAAACACAGGCAGGCATTGTAGTCCGTGTCTCTTCAGCTGCCCAAAGCAAGTTTAAG CTTCTTTACTTTGAGCAAGAGGAAAATGGAGGTTATGGGCTTGCATTACAG GAGGATAGTGAAAAGACTGGCAAGGTGACATCTGCTGGCATGTATTTCTTGCATTTTCAAGTTTATAGATTGAATTCAACTGTAAATGCG TATGCAGCAGCCAAGGACCCTGAAGCTGCTTTCTTTAAAAGATTGGAGGGTCTACAACCTTGTGAGGTCTCAGAACTGAAACCGGGCACTCACATTTTTGCTGTATATG GTGATAACTTTTTCAAACCCGCAAACTACACAATAGAGGCACTTTGCACGAAGACTTATGAGAACACAGCAGAGAAGTTGAAGGAAATTGAGgcacaaattttgagaaaaagaaatgaaCTTAATCAATTTGAATTAGAGTATAGGAAG GCATTGGCTCGTTTTCAAGAAGTGACAAACAGATACAATCAAGAAAAACAGTCT GTGGATGAGCTATTGAAGCAACGAGACAGTATACACTCTGTCTTTACTGTAGTCAGAACACAGAGTATTCATGGGAGTAGTAGCAGTTTGGGCAATGGGAGTACAAGTAAGGTTTCAGTCCAAGATGGAAGGTCCGAAAGCCCCGGAGAAAATGGAAGTTCTGATGGAAAAGACAAATCGTCTCGCAAGAAATGGTTCAATCTAAATCTTAAGGGTTCTGATAAAAAGCTTGGGTGA
- the LOC130821087 gene encoding chaperone protein dnaJ 15-like isoform X1, which produces MSLNNGGPSTTILRRDPYEVLSVTRDSTDQEIKTAYRKLALKYHPDKNANNPEAAELFKEVAYSYNILSDPEKRRQYDAAGFEAIVFFKISISLLGMVTKSTEMIYKALDIEGMDMEIDLSNLGTVNTMFAALFSKLGVPIKTTISANVLEEALNGTVTVRPLPVGTSVNGKVDKQCAHFFSVTISEEQTQAGIVVRVSSAAQSKFKLLYFEQEENGGYGLALQEDSEKTGKVTSAGMYFLHFQVYRLNSTVNAYAAAKDPEAAFFKRLEGLQPCEVSELKPGTHIFAVYGDNFFKPANYTIEALCTKTYENTAEKLKEIEAQILRKRNELNQFELEYRKALARFQEVTNRYNQEKQSVDELLKQRDSIHSVFTVVRTQSIHGSSSSLGNGSTSKVSVQDGRSESPGENGSSDGKDKSSRKKWFNLNLKGSDKKLG; this is translated from the exons ATGAGTTTGAATAATGGAGGACCGTCTACAACGATTCTTCGGAGAGATCCATATGAAGTTTTGAGTGTTACTCGAGATTCTACTGATCAAGAAATTAAGACTGCTTACCGCAAACTTGCGCTTAA GTATCACCCCGACAAAAATGCTAATAACCCTGAAGCTGCTGAGCTTTTTAAGGAAGTTGCATATTCATATAACATATTGTCTGATCCTGAGAAGAGAAGGCAATATGATGCTGCAGGATTTGAG GCCatagtattttttaaaatatccaTTAGCTTGTTGGGAATGGTAACTAAGTCTACAGAAATGATTTATAAGGCTCTTGATATCGAGGGCATGGATATGGAAATCGACTTATCAAACCTTGGGACTGTCAACACAATGTTTGCTGCCTTGTTTAG TAAACTGGGGGTTCCTATCAAGACAACCATCTCTGCTAATGTTCTGGAAGAAGCACTGAATGGAACTGTGACTGTACGCCCACTTCCTGTTGGAACTTCAGTTAATGGAAAG GTAGATAAGCAGTGTGCCCACTTTTTTAGTGTGACAATAAGCGAGGAACAAACACAGGCAGGCATTGTAGTCCGTGTCTCTTCAGCTGCCCAAAGCAAGTTTAAG CTTCTTTACTTTGAGCAAGAGGAAAATGGAGGTTATGGGCTTGCATTACAG GAGGATAGTGAAAAGACTGGCAAGGTGACATCTGCTGGCATGTATTTCTTGCATTTTCAAGTTTATAGATTGAATTCAACTGTAAATGCG TATGCAGCAGCCAAGGACCCTGAAGCTGCTTTCTTTAAAAGATTGGAGGGTCTACAACCTTGTGAGGTCTCAGAACTGAAACCGGGCACTCACATTTTTGCTGTATATG GTGATAACTTTTTCAAACCCGCAAACTACACAATAGAGGCACTTTGCACGAAGACTTATGAGAACACAGCAGAGAAGTTGAAGGAAATTGAGgcacaaattttgagaaaaagaaatgaaCTTAATCAATTTGAATTAGAGTATAGGAAG GCATTGGCTCGTTTTCAAGAAGTGACAAACAGATACAATCAAGAAAAACAGTCT GTGGATGAGCTATTGAAGCAACGAGACAGTATACACTCTGTCTTTACTGTAGTCAGAACACAGAGTATTCATGGGAGTAGTAGCAGTTTGGGCAATGGGAGTACAAGTAAGGTTTCAGTCCAAGATGGAAGGTCCGAAAGCCCCGGAGAAAATGGAAGTTCTGATGGAAAAGACAAATCGTCTCGCAAGAAATGGTTCAATCTAAATCTTAAGGGTTCTGATAAAAAGCTTGGGTGA
- the LOC130821086 gene encoding uncharacterized protein LOC130821086, whose protein sequence is MKPRSHSEARFQRMKSSQGEGPNWVLIVGGALLSTLSIRLGFKMKQTLDGKQKDNATLKGCERRAGRRLVNCCSNSSLHSFGLDENSCYNCVSGERVVEIRNPPNSQNLTDPEVSLPLVTVPTPEYGMVWVSSPEHGDPPLKVFHQSSNLDSPCVSESGSDIYTKREVIQKLRHQLKQRDDMILEMQDQITELQNSLNVQVSHSDHLRSQLDSANKELLDSEREIQRLRKAIADHCLAFGESNEKPSATSLSEKRNGHINGTLNGHGNFEFHDKSKGDGELIQMLKKEISRLKEIIDGKEYLLQSYKEQQVLLSTKIKELQQRLDYQLPHIL, encoded by the exons ATGAAACCAAGATCCCACAGTGAAGCTAGGTTCCAAAGGATGAAGAGTTCCCAAGGAGAAGGACCAAATTGGGTGCTGATTGTTGGCGGTGCCTTGCTAAGTACTTTATCTATTCGTCTTGGCTTTAAAATGAAACAGACACTTGATGGTAAACAAAAAGATAATGCAACTTTGAAAG GTTGTGAAAGGCGTGCTGGGCGAAGGTTGGTAAATTGTTGCTCAAATTCAAGTTTACATTCCTTTGGATTGGATGAGAATAGCTGCTATAACTGTGTTTCAG GAGAACGTGTGGTGGAGATCAGAAACCCTCCAAACAGCCAAAATTTGACAGATCCAGAGGTGTCGCTCCCTTTAGTGACTGTTCCCACGCCTGAGTATGGTATGGTTTGGGTATCATCTCCAGAGCATGGTGATCCACCATTAAAAGTGTTCCATCAGTCAAGTAATTTAGACTCACCATGTGTTTCTGAATCTGGCTCCGACATATATACCAAGCGGGAAGTGATACAGAAACTCAGACACCAGTTGAAGCAAAGAGATGACATGATATTAGAGATGCAGGATCAGATTACTGAACTACAGAATTCTTTAAATGTACAGGTGTCTCATTCTGACCACTTGAGATCACAGCTTGATTCTGCCAACAAAGAACTTTTGGATTCTGAGAGAGAAATACAAAGACTGAGAAAAGCTATTGCAGATCATTGCTTGGCGTTTGGAGAGTCTAACGAGAAGCCTTCTGCAACCTCACTGTCAGAGAAAAGAAATGGTCATATCAATGGAACTCTTAATGGACATGGCAATTTCGAGTTTCATGACAAAAGTAAAGGAGACGGGGAACTAATTCAAATGCTGAAAAAGGAAATCAGCAGGCTGAAAGAAATAATTGACGGAAAAGAGTATCTACTACAAAGCTATAAGGAACAACAGGTTTTGCTCTCTACTAAGATTAAAGAATTGCAACAGAGATTAGATTATCAGCTTCCACACATATTGTAG